A window of Babylonia areolata isolate BAREFJ2019XMU chromosome 2, ASM4173473v1, whole genome shotgun sequence contains these coding sequences:
- the LOC143295816 gene encoding uncharacterized protein LOC143295816: RERKRERERERERAREKERERKRERERERDRDSERERERKRER; encoded by the exons agagagagaaagagagagagagagagagagagagagagagcaagggagaaagagagagagagaaagagagagagagagagg gagagagacagagacagtgagagggagagagagagaaagagagagaga